GGTGGACTCGTTCCGCACCGTGGTGCGCAAGGCGCTGACCAACGCGAGCGAAATGGAGCTCCAGGGCTTCGTCCAGCGGCTGGCGCTTCACCTGACCAGTTGGCAGGCCACCACGTTTCTGATCGGCGAGTACGTCGAAGGCGAGCTGCGCGACAATCCGGTCTTCACCGTGGCCGACGGGCTGTTCTGGCTCTACCAGAGCATCGAGCGCAGCTCGATCGTGCGCAAGCTGCAGGTTATGAAGCTCCGCGGCCAAGAGTCCGTGCCCGGCTTGCACACTTTCCGCATCACCGAGGATGGCCTACAAGCCTTCCCGCGCACCTTCGGGTTCGTCGGAGAAGCAGGGCAGATCAAGGGCCGGCGGCGTCTTTCCACCGGGATCAGCGAACTCGATGCGATGATGGGCGGCGGCCTCCCCGAAGGCGACAGCCTGCTCCTGGCCGGACCTTCCGGAGCGGGCAAGTCGATACTCGCCACGCAGTTCATCGCCGAGGGTTTGCGCCAAGGCGAGCCGGGGATCGTGGCCGTCTTCGAGGAGATACCGGCCGAGTACGTGCAGCGGGGCGCCATGTTGGGCTTTGACTTCGAGACGCCCCAGAAAGACGGCACGCTCAAGATCATCTACCTCCGGCCGCTGGACCTCTCCGTCGATGAGACGGTGCACGAGATCGTCAGCAGCGTTAAGAAGCTCGGCTGCAAGCGGCTGGTCATCGACTCGCTGGTCGGCTTCGAGATGGCGCTGGCCCCCGGCTTCCGCACCGACTTCCGCGAGTCGCTGTACCGCATGATCGCGGCCCTCACCCGCCTGGGCGTGACCATCGTCAGCACCGTCGAGACCGAGGAGAACTTCACCTCGATGGACCTGAGCAACTTCACCGTTTCGTTCCTGGCCGACGACATCGTGCGCCTGCGCTATGTCTCGATCAAGGGCCAACTCCGCAAGATACTCCTGGTGGTGAAGATGCGCCGCAGCGAGCACAGCATCGACATGTGCGAATACCAGATCACCTCCAAGGGGATGGTCATCGGCCAGCCGTTGCGCGGCTACCGCGGCCTGACCAGCGGCATCCCCAGTCCCTGGCCGCTCCATTCCGATGACATTCCGCAACTGCGCGCCGAGGCTGAAGGAGATGATCCCACTGGATAGGCCTCCAACAACAGGCCCCCCGGCCCCCCAAGCCGACCGCGCTTTTGAGCAGCAGCTGCGCGAGATGAACGAGGCGCTCCTGTTGTCTTTGGTCCGCCAGCAGGAGTTGGCTGAGCAGGCGCTGCAGGCCGAGCAAAAGTTGCATGAAGATGAGCGCGTGCGGCAACGGCAGCTTGAGCTGACCAATGCCACGCGGGTGAGCACCGTCGGCGAACTTGCCACCGGCCTCGCGCACGAGCTCAACCAGCCGCTCTCGTCGATTTCCAACTTGGCGGAGGCCTGTAGCCAGTATGTGAGGGCCGGGACCATCGATACGGCCAAGCTCCTCGGGCTCTTGTCGGACATCGCCAACGAATCCATGCGGGCTGCCGGGATCGTCGCCCACCTCCGCAGTTTCGTCGACAAGGGCGAAGCGCAGCTCGATCCGGTCGACCTGGGCAAGATCGTGGGTCACGTCCCCCACCTGATGCTCCGGGAGCTGGAGCGGGCCCGGATCGCGCTACGCATCGATCTTCCGGCCCGGCAGTTGCGCGTCGATGCCGATCAGATTCAGATCGAGCAAGTGATCGTGAACCTCACCCAGAACGCCATGGACAGCATCGAGGAAGCCGACGGCCCCCAGCGCCTGATCGAGCTGAGCGCCCGTTCCGTCAACGGAATGGGCGAGGTCAGCGTCCGGGACACCGGCACCGGCGTTTCCGAGCCGACCGCCGAACGGATGTTCGAAGCTTTCTTCACGACCAAGACAAAGGGACTCGGGATGGGCTTGGCGCTCAGCCGCTCCATTCTCGAAGCGCACTGGGGCCGCATCTGGATGGAAGCCCCATCGGATGGCGGACCGGGAACCGTCGTGCGCTTCTCGATACCGCTGAAAGGACCGAAACTACGACGTAAGGATCGGACTGTGTGACAGAAGG
This is a stretch of genomic DNA from Candidatus Binatia bacterium. It encodes these proteins:
- a CDS encoding ATPase domain-containing protein, which translates into the protein MSIQGKDQGKNQGKDRVSIRQLPVGVPGLDQILGGGLPEYSFNIIAGAPGSGKTTLAHQFMFANASPEMPALYFTVLGEPSIKMLRYQQQFTFFDDAKMDGGIRFVNLSQLVLGHDLGAVLDAIIKEVEASKARIVVVDSFRTVVRKALTNASEMELQGFVQRLALHLTSWQATTFLIGEYVEGELRDNPVFTVADGLFWLYQSIERSSIVRKLQVMKLRGQESVPGLHTFRITEDGLQAFPRTFGFVGEAGQIKGRRRLSTGISELDAMMGGGLPEGDSLLLAGPSGAGKSILATQFIAEGLRQGEPGIVAVFEEIPAEYVQRGAMLGFDFETPQKDGTLKIIYLRPLDLSVDETVHEIVSSVKKLGCKRLVIDSLVGFEMALAPGFRTDFRESLYRMIAALTRLGVTIVSTVETEENFTSMDLSNFTVSFLADDIVRLRYVSIKGQLRKILLVVKMRRSEHSIDMCEYQITSKGMVIGQPLRGYRGLTSGIPSPWPLHSDDIPQLRAEAEGDDPTG
- a CDS encoding ATP-binding protein; its protein translation is MNEALLLSLVRQQELAEQALQAEQKLHEDERVRQRQLELTNATRVSTVGELATGLAHELNQPLSSISNLAEACSQYVRAGTIDTAKLLGLLSDIANESMRAAGIVAHLRSFVDKGEAQLDPVDLGKIVGHVPHLMLRELERARIALRIDLPARQLRVDADQIQIEQVIVNLTQNAMDSIEEADGPQRLIELSARSVNGMGEVSVRDTGTGVSEPTAERMFEAFFTTKTKGLGMGLALSRSILEAHWGRIWMEAPSDGGPGTVVRFSIPLKGPKLRRKDRTV